In Parasegetibacter sp. NRK P23, a single genomic region encodes these proteins:
- a CDS encoding type I restriction enzyme HsdR N-terminal domain-containing protein, protein MLRVTFPDHSFRLKKEGEKEWIFDEFRKIWVRLTPEEWVRQHFLHFFSATLLYPASLIAVEKEMKLFDTKKRFDILVYDRKHQPWMMVECKSTDVELNALVLEQVIRYNMAVPVTYMIVTNGYYTRGFERKNGKLTELEVFPVFPGTSLLGE, encoded by the coding sequence ATGCTCCGTGTTACATTTCCCGACCATTCCTTCAGGTTAAAAAAAGAAGGGGAAAAAGAATGGATCTTCGATGAATTCAGGAAGATATGGGTCCGGTTAACACCCGAAGAGTGGGTGCGCCAGCATTTCCTGCATTTCTTTTCAGCAACCTTGTTGTATCCTGCTTCATTGATCGCAGTGGAAAAGGAAATGAAGCTCTTCGACACGAAGAAACGTTTCGATATCCTCGTGTACGACCGCAAGCACCAGCCCTGGATGATGGTGGAATGTAAATCAACAGATGTGGAACTGAATGCCCTGGTGTTGGAACAGGTGATCCGTTATAATATGGCGGTCCCCGTTACTTATATGATTGTAACGAACGGGTACTATACCCGTGGTTTTGAAAGAAAAAACGGTAAACTGACGGAATTGGAGGTATTCCCGGTTTTCCCCGGCACTAGCCTTCTAGGTGAATAG
- the ubiE gene encoding bifunctional demethylmenaquinone methyltransferase/2-methoxy-6-polyprenyl-1,4-benzoquinol methylase UbiE, with translation MQNKLPHDEIVPFKDSESTKKKQVAEMFNQIAFRYDFLNRFLSMGIDKGWRRKAIRLLKPLQPKRVLDVATGTGDVAILTWKMLKPTEIIGIDISEGMLDFGRKKLKTKGLEKYIRLESGDSETINHPDNSFDAVTVAFGVRNFEDLEKGLREMNRVLRPGGQLIVLEFSKPKTGGFRNLYNFYMGLVAPQFGKLFSKSREAYQYLNDSVKAFPEGPDFITILNKTGYCDTAMKPLSLGICTIYSGKKPSTPVSS, from the coding sequence ATGCAAAACAAGCTTCCCCACGATGAGATAGTGCCGTTTAAAGACTCGGAAAGCACCAAAAAGAAGCAGGTAGCCGAAATGTTCAACCAGATCGCGTTCCGCTACGATTTCCTTAACCGCTTCCTTTCCATGGGCATCGATAAAGGCTGGCGCAGAAAAGCCATCCGGCTGCTCAAACCCCTTCAGCCCAAAAGGGTACTGGATGTGGCAACAGGTACAGGCGATGTAGCCATCCTGACCTGGAAAATGTTAAAACCAACCGAAATTATCGGGATTGATATCTCTGAAGGCATGCTGGATTTCGGCAGAAAGAAGCTGAAAACCAAAGGATTGGAAAAATACATCCGGCTGGAAAGCGGCGACAGCGAAACAATAAACCACCCCGACAACTCGTTTGATGCGGTAACGGTAGCGTTTGGTGTAAGGAACTTCGAAGACCTCGAAAAAGGACTCCGCGAAATGAACAGGGTGCTGCGCCCCGGTGGCCAGCTGATCGTCCTGGAATTTTCCAAACCCAAAACAGGTGGCTTCCGGAACCTGTATAATTTTTACATGGGACTGGTGGCGCCACAGTTTGGCAAGCTTTTTTCTAAAAGCAGGGAAGCCTATCAATACCTGAACGATTCCGTGAAAGCATTCCCCGAAGGCCCGGATTTTATAACTATTTTAAACAAAACCGGTTATTGCGACACCGCAATGAAACCGCTGAGCTTAGGAATATGTACAATTTACAGTGGAAAAAAGCCTTCTACGCCTGTTTCTTCCTGA
- a CDS encoding TraB/GumN family protein, with translation MKKLLALVLWVLTAITANAQSQKKYPSLLWEISGNGLKSPSYLFGTMHVSSKMAFHLSDSFYNSIRSVDMVALELDPLKWQDELFVSQDKQKKLRSFSAQASGFYIMEKSFQLKRFEEDLKKALGEEPLVLNSLLYRTYKQRSDFEEDTYLDLYIFQTARKMGKRSTGVEDFFETERLITEAYLDMAKEKKKKTVNEDEPTYDLEKKAQEAYRKGDLDELDSLEKKMQRSDAFMEKFMFLRNEIQANSIDTILKKQSLFVGVGAAHLPGERGVIELLRKKGYQLRPVLMQDRDARQKDEIDQLHVPVKFEVFREEQGLFSAETPWGKMYKKEDENSTYMGWQYADMQNGAYYSATRLGTHACLTGFSEEVVMKKLDSMLYESIPGKIISSEPFTENGYRGKMIVNRTRRGDVQQYKLFITPFDVWIFKVSGSGDYASGDEAKRFLASAQLPGKITGGWKTIAPPRGGYTVSMPAFSTTVNNTAADGRIEITATDPATGNAYALWKQTIQQLSFIEEDSFYIGLVEESFKRGELIEKTLSRKQGSHHGVPCINALYKMKDDGYLRARFVTTGNDLYVLLARSRQKEAAHEPFFSSFSVTPYRYNTFHDYRDTLFGFQAKIPQRPDLDPDLRSLLHKATSDEYLNSIPDYFQYQEKSKYAHFDDKETGEAVYVSLTEFPRYYFVKDTATFWKKELREEEIREDLIVHSKKMVSRPDGASGYELILRDTNTRKQIWLMAMLQQNRLYRVLYASDSAAVSPFATTFYTSFVPLKVPGEKLVTERKSSVFFADYHSADSATRKRATEAIPYVYFGPEDVDSLTGNIRRLRVGDKDYLSRKTNFIKELGYIRDSTVTNKLVDALSNIFIASGDTTAMQNAVLEALAANRTKTSYELLGKLLKESPPVYENIYEYDQFFGKLYDSLQLSATLFPDMMDLSAVEDYKPYIQGLLIELCDSSLLDAAIYKRYFPQIYVDARMELKKMQVGDEKKMDREEEDGDMVEEGDEDRKDLPVYTYARLLAPFYAQHNNVQLYFKRLLEVRDERTKLTIATLMLEQKIPLPDTMYHYLASRVVTSAAWLRALEKQGMASKFPTAFKKQVDISRSLLLESEGYEQFHAVEMKGRSWVAIKGRAGWVYFFRYKILPDDEWQLGLSGIQPANEKLVDVKGDLVRLTKKAINSGTPLDEQFQDQLIRLIYENRQSSAGFFNEYDRY, from the coding sequence ATGAAAAAATTACTGGCCCTGGTATTGTGGGTCCTTACAGCAATTACTGCAAACGCGCAATCACAAAAGAAATACCCCAGTTTGCTTTGGGAAATATCCGGGAACGGACTGAAATCACCTTCTTACCTGTTCGGAACTATGCATGTGAGCAGTAAAATGGCCTTCCACCTCAGCGATTCCTTCTACAACAGTATCCGCTCCGTGGATATGGTGGCCCTGGAACTTGATCCTTTAAAATGGCAGGATGAACTTTTTGTGTCACAGGACAAGCAAAAGAAGTTGCGCAGCTTTTCCGCCCAGGCATCCGGTTTTTACATCATGGAAAAGTCGTTCCAGCTGAAACGCTTTGAGGAAGACCTTAAAAAAGCGCTGGGCGAGGAGCCGCTGGTGTTGAACAGCCTCCTGTACCGCACGTACAAACAGCGTTCGGATTTCGAGGAAGATACTTACCTGGACCTTTATATCTTTCAAACGGCCCGGAAGATGGGCAAGCGCTCCACGGGCGTGGAAGATTTCTTTGAAACGGAAAGATTGATCACGGAAGCCTACCTGGATATGGCGAAGGAGAAAAAGAAAAAAACCGTAAATGAGGATGAACCTACCTATGATCTTGAAAAGAAAGCGCAGGAAGCCTACCGTAAGGGAGACCTGGACGAACTGGATTCGCTCGAAAAGAAAATGCAGCGCTCCGATGCTTTCATGGAGAAGTTCATGTTCCTCCGAAATGAAATTCAGGCCAATTCCATTGATACTATTCTTAAAAAACAAAGTCTGTTCGTTGGCGTTGGCGCCGCGCACCTTCCGGGAGAAAGGGGAGTGATTGAGCTGCTCCGGAAAAAAGGCTATCAGTTGAGACCTGTATTGATGCAGGACCGTGACGCCCGTCAGAAGGACGAAATAGATCAGTTGCATGTTCCGGTTAAATTCGAGGTGTTTCGGGAGGAACAGGGTTTGTTTTCCGCTGAAACTCCCTGGGGGAAAATGTATAAGAAAGAGGACGAGAACAGCACGTACATGGGCTGGCAATATGCCGATATGCAGAACGGCGCTTATTACTCCGCCACGCGCCTGGGAACACACGCTTGTTTAACCGGGTTTTCCGAAGAAGTGGTGATGAAGAAGTTGGATAGCATGTTGTATGAAAGCATTCCCGGAAAGATCATCTCTTCCGAACCGTTCACTGAAAACGGCTATCGTGGTAAAATGATTGTGAACAGAACGCGCCGGGGTGATGTGCAGCAATACAAGCTATTCATCACGCCTTTTGATGTCTGGATATTCAAGGTGAGCGGTTCAGGCGATTACGCTTCCGGTGACGAAGCAAAGCGCTTCCTGGCTTCCGCGCAACTTCCCGGAAAAATCACTGGGGGATGGAAGACCATTGCTCCGCCTCGTGGAGGGTATACTGTTTCCATGCCCGCATTTTCCACCACCGTGAACAATACCGCGGCGGATGGCCGAATAGAAATTACCGCCACCGATCCGGCTACCGGAAATGCTTATGCGCTGTGGAAACAAACCATTCAGCAATTGAGTTTTATTGAAGAAGACAGTTTTTACATAGGCCTGGTGGAAGAAAGTTTTAAAAGGGGAGAGCTGATTGAGAAGACCTTATCCAGGAAACAAGGCAGCCACCATGGTGTTCCCTGTATCAACGCACTCTATAAGATGAAAGATGACGGGTACCTTCGTGCGCGTTTTGTTACCACCGGCAACGATCTCTATGTTTTGCTGGCGAGAAGCAGGCAAAAGGAAGCTGCCCACGAGCCGTTCTTTTCGTCATTTTCCGTTACGCCTTACCGCTATAACACCTTCCACGATTACCGTGATACCCTGTTTGGCTTCCAGGCGAAAATACCGCAAAGGCCTGACCTTGATCCTGACTTACGCTCCCTGTTGCATAAAGCGACGTCCGATGAATACCTCAACAGTATCCCGGATTATTTTCAATACCAGGAGAAAAGCAAGTACGCGCATTTTGACGACAAAGAAACAGGGGAAGCGGTGTACGTTTCGCTCACGGAATTTCCCCGTTACTACTTTGTAAAGGATACCGCTACTTTCTGGAAGAAAGAACTGCGCGAAGAAGAAATCAGGGAGGACCTGATAGTACATTCCAAGAAGATGGTCTCCCGCCCCGATGGCGCTTCCGGCTACGAACTGATCTTACGCGATACGAATACCCGCAAGCAGATCTGGCTGATGGCCATGCTGCAGCAGAACCGCCTGTACAGAGTGTTGTATGCTTCCGACAGCGCGGCGGTATCTCCATTCGCCACCACATTTTATACTTCGTTCGTCCCGTTAAAAGTACCGGGAGAAAAGTTGGTGACGGAGCGGAAGTCTTCGGTGTTTTTCGCCGATTACCACAGCGCTGATTCCGCTACCAGGAAGCGTGCCACGGAAGCGATTCCCTACGTGTATTTCGGGCCGGAAGATGTGGATAGCCTCACGGGGAATATCAGGCGTTTACGCGTAGGTGATAAAGATTATCTCTCCAGGAAAACCAATTTTATCAAAGAACTTGGATATATAAGAGACAGTACGGTTACGAATAAATTGGTAGACGCGCTTTCAAACATATTTATCGCATCCGGTGATACCACCGCGATGCAGAATGCCGTGCTGGAAGCCCTCGCCGCCAACCGTACCAAGACTTCTTACGAATTACTGGGCAAACTGCTCAAGGAAAGTCCGCCGGTGTACGAAAATATTTACGAGTACGACCAGTTCTTCGGCAAACTGTACGATTCACTTCAGCTTTCAGCCACCCTGTTCCCCGATATGATGGACCTTTCCGCGGTGGAAGATTATAAACCATACATACAGGGGCTGCTCATCGAATTGTGTGACAGTAGCCTGCTGGATGCCGCCATTTATAAGCGGTACTTCCCCCAGATTTATGTAGATGCGCGGATGGAACTGAAAAAGATGCAGGTGGGTGATGAGAAAAAAATGGACCGCGAAGAAGAGGACGGAGATATGGTAGAAGAGGGAGATGAGGACCGCAAAGACTTGCCCGTGTACACCTACGCACGCTTGCTGGCGCCGTTTTACGCCCAGCACAACAATGTGCAACTCTATTTTAAAAGGCTGCTTGAAGTGCGCGATGAACGGACCAAACTGACCATCGCGACACTGATGCTGGAACAGAAGATTCCACTACCTGATACCATGTACCATTACCTCGCTTCCCGTGTGGTCACTTCTGCTGCCTGGTTGCGTGCGCTGGAGAAACAGGGCATGGCCTCAAAGTTTCCCACGGCATTTAAAAAGCAGGTGGATATTTCAAGGAGTTTATTGCTGGAATCGGAAGGGTACGAACAATTCCACGCCGTAGAAATGAAGGGCCGTTCCTGGGTGGCGATAAAAGGCAGAGCGGGATGGGTGTATTTCTTCCGCTACAAGATATTGCCGGACGATGAATGGCAACTGGGGCTTTCAGGCATTCAGCCCGCCAATGAAAAACTGGTGGATGTGAAAGGTGATCTTGTACGGCTCACTAAAAAGGCGATAAACTCCGGTACGCCGCTGGACGAGCAGTTCCAGGACCAACTGATCCGGCTCATTTATGAGAACAGGCAGAGTTCGGCAGGTTTCTTTAATGAATATGACCGTTATTGA
- a CDS encoding AMP nucleosidase, with the protein MKTKEEIINNWLPRYTGEKLENFGQYILLTNFSNYVKLFAAWNKVEVVGLERPMQCATAEGITIINFGMGSPGAATIMDLLSAIAPKAVLFLGKCGGLKKRNKLGDLILPIAAIRGEGTSNDYFPPEVPAMPAFALQKAISTTIRDYGVDYWTGTCYTTNRRVWEHDEEFKEYLQRIRAYAIDMETATIFTVGFYNKIPTGALLLVSDQPMIPEGVKTEESDKQITGKFVENHLKIGIDSLKQLINDGLTVRHLRF; encoded by the coding sequence ATGAAAACGAAAGAAGAGATCATCAACAACTGGCTGCCGCGCTATACGGGCGAGAAACTGGAAAACTTCGGCCAGTACATCCTGCTCACGAATTTCAGCAACTACGTGAAGTTGTTCGCCGCCTGGAACAAGGTGGAAGTGGTGGGGCTTGAAAGGCCGATGCAATGCGCCACGGCCGAAGGCATCACCATCATCAATTTCGGGATGGGCAGTCCCGGCGCGGCCACCATCATGGACCTGCTCAGCGCTATCGCCCCTAAAGCCGTGCTGTTCCTGGGCAAATGCGGCGGGTTGAAGAAAAGGAATAAACTTGGTGACCTGATCCTGCCGATCGCGGCGATACGCGGAGAAGGTACTTCAAACGACTATTTCCCCCCGGAAGTACCGGCCATGCCGGCCTTCGCTTTGCAGAAAGCTATTTCCACCACGATCCGCGATTATGGCGTAGACTACTGGACGGGAACCTGCTATACCACGAACCGCCGCGTATGGGAACACGATGAAGAATTTAAAGAATACCTGCAACGCATCCGCGCTTACGCGATCGATATGGAGACCGCCACCATCTTTACCGTAGGCTTTTACAATAAAATACCTACCGGCGCGCTCCTGTTGGTGAGCGATCAGCCCATGATACCGGAAGGCGTAAAAACGGAGGAAAGCGACAAGCAAATCACCGGTAAATTCGTGGAAAATCACCTTAAAATTGGGATCGATTCCCTGAAACAACTCATCAACGACGGACTAACGGTAAGGCACCTCCGGTTTTAA
- a CDS encoding outer membrane beta-barrel protein — MYNLQWKKAFYACFFLIASFAGHSQQKELYLPDHDLKKYYFGITLGYNSSRFHLNQHPRFLQYDSVMVAEPLNNGGFGLGLSATARLTKRFEARFNPQLIFATKSVSYHLKYPDEIKEEEPITTKPVESVIVSFPAQLKFNSDRIGNFRVYMLGGLKMDYDLASNARARQAEDLVKIKKMDYGIEAGIGFNFYFQSFIFSPEIKISNGLGNIHARDESLKFSNVIDRMSSRMIMFSIHLEG, encoded by the coding sequence ATGTACAATTTACAGTGGAAAAAAGCCTTCTACGCCTGTTTCTTCCTGATCGCTTCTTTTGCGGGTCATAGCCAGCAAAAAGAACTTTACCTTCCGGATCACGATCTTAAAAAATATTATTTCGGTATCACCCTCGGTTACAACAGCAGCCGCTTTCACCTGAACCAACATCCCCGGTTCCTCCAGTACGATTCGGTTATGGTGGCGGAACCGCTGAACAACGGCGGCTTCGGGCTTGGCCTTTCGGCCACCGCGCGCCTCACGAAAAGGTTTGAAGCCCGCTTTAACCCACAACTCATTTTTGCGACCAAATCCGTTTCCTATCACCTCAAATATCCGGACGAAATCAAAGAGGAAGAACCCATTACCACCAAACCCGTGGAATCGGTGATCGTTTCTTTCCCCGCGCAACTGAAGTTCAACTCCGACCGTATTGGTAACTTCCGCGTGTACATGTTGGGTGGGTTAAAAATGGACTATGATCTAGCCTCGAATGCCCGTGCCCGCCAGGCCGAAGACCTGGTGAAGATCAAAAAAATGGACTATGGTATTGAAGCGGGCATCGGTTTCAATTTCTATTTCCAGAGTTTTATCTTCTCCCCGGAAATCAAGATATCCAACGGGCTGGGAAATATTCATGCACGGGATGAAAGCCTGAAGTTCTCGAATGTGATCGACAGGATGAGCTCCCGCATGATCATGTTCTCTATTCACCTAGAAGGCTAG
- a CDS encoding ABC transporter ATP-binding protein, protein MSTILSIKDLSISFRGAENTFRAVQHLSCSIRKGEWVALVGESGSGKSVTALSILQLLDRNTTAYEGEIVLHTKNNTAISITNAGEQDMAALRGKEAAMIFQEPMTSLNPLLTCGEQIMEAMVRHQGISHTQARDKAIALCRKVELPDPEKIIHKYPHEISGGQKQRVMIALAVSCGPSLLICDEPTTALDYDVQRSIVALLRQLQQEQQLAILFITHDLGLVENTADRILVMYKGELVENNTTSNIFTQAEHPYTRALLACRPALYAKGTPLPNVQQLMTIGAHHHESPPITPIAPREKNVLISVKNMSVLHYRTAINGKKTAFRAVDNISFDIFKGETLGLTGPSGCGKTTTGRALLHLVAPEKETEIQFEGEDITQLNSAQWKKLRRKMQLIFQDPYSSLNPSKTVGALLEEPMLIHGIFPDRNARKKRVLELLDHVQLPGSSITKYPHEFSGGQRQRISIARALSMEPAFIVCDESVSALDVSVQAQVLNLLNELKARFNLTLLFISHDREVVRYFCDRILRMEKGQLIQ, encoded by the coding sequence TTGAGTACCATTCTTTCCATCAAAGACCTTTCCATCAGCTTTCGCGGAGCAGAAAATACTTTCCGGGCCGTTCAACACCTGAGTTGCTCCATCCGCAAAGGAGAATGGGTGGCACTGGTAGGCGAATCCGGCTCCGGCAAATCGGTGACCGCACTCTCCATCCTGCAATTGCTGGACAGGAATACAACGGCCTATGAAGGCGAGATTGTATTGCACACCAAAAACAATACGGCTATTTCCATCACGAATGCCGGAGAACAGGATATGGCCGCATTACGGGGCAAAGAAGCGGCCATGATCTTCCAGGAACCGATGACCTCGCTCAATCCGCTACTCACTTGCGGCGAACAGATCATGGAAGCAATGGTGCGTCACCAGGGGATTTCGCATACGCAAGCCCGGGACAAAGCCATTGCGCTTTGCCGGAAAGTGGAATTGCCTGACCCCGAAAAGATCATCCACAAATACCCGCACGAAATAAGCGGTGGGCAGAAGCAAAGGGTGATGATCGCCCTGGCCGTGAGTTGCGGCCCATCATTACTGATCTGCGATGAACCCACCACCGCGCTCGATTACGATGTGCAACGCTCCATCGTGGCCCTGCTCCGGCAATTGCAGCAGGAACAACAACTCGCGATCCTTTTTATTACACACGATCTTGGTTTGGTAGAGAACACCGCCGACCGCATCCTTGTCATGTATAAGGGCGAACTGGTGGAAAACAATACTACCAGTAACATTTTCACGCAAGCTGAACATCCCTATACCCGTGCGCTGCTTGCCTGCCGCCCGGCCTTGTACGCCAAAGGCACCCCGCTTCCCAACGTACAGCAACTGATGACGATCGGAGCACATCACCATGAATCTCCTCCTATTACACCCATTGCACCACGAGAAAAAAACGTATTGATATCCGTTAAAAACATGTCCGTGCTGCACTACCGGACTGCCATAAACGGGAAGAAAACCGCTTTCAGAGCGGTTGACAATATCTCCTTTGATATTTTTAAAGGAGAAACATTGGGATTAACGGGCCCTTCAGGATGTGGGAAAACCACCACGGGAAGAGCGCTTTTACACCTGGTGGCGCCTGAAAAAGAAACGGAAATACAATTTGAAGGAGAAGACATCACCCAACTGAATTCGGCCCAATGGAAAAAACTGAGGCGTAAAATGCAGTTGATCTTCCAGGATCCATATTCTTCCCTTAACCCGTCCAAAACAGTGGGGGCCTTGCTGGAAGAACCTATGCTGATACACGGTATTTTCCCGGACCGTAACGCAAGGAAAAAACGGGTGCTTGAACTGCTCGACCACGTGCAATTACCGGGTTCTTCCATCACGAAGTATCCGCACGAGTTCTCCGGAGGACAGCGGCAACGCATTTCCATTGCCCGGGCGCTTTCCATGGAACCGGCATTCATCGTATGCGATGAATCCGTCTCCGCTTTGGATGTAAGCGTTCAGGCCCAGGTGCTCAATCTCCTGAATGAGCTAAAAGCCCGGTTCAACCTCACCTTATTGTTTATTTCCCATGACCGTGAAGTGGTACGCTATTTCTGCGACCGGATCCTACGGATGGAAAAAGGTCAATTGATTCAATAA